A stretch of DNA from Carya illinoinensis cultivar Pawnee chromosome 12, C.illinoinensisPawnee_v1, whole genome shotgun sequence:
ATCAAAGCAAATGAATAAAAATCTCACGTTATTTGAAAGGCTTTTATAATGTAATATTGATAATTTAGTAGTAGGCATAGCTGAGGTCGCTGGTTTAGGCCCcattagatttaatttttaaatccaaaaataataaacataattatGTATGTCGGTGTACCATAACTCCCATTATATACGCAACAATTATTGGCCGTTGGATTGCTGTTGGAATGGTTAATGAGAAATCAGCTGTTTCAATTTATATTATGCTGTTTGAAACTCCACTCAATTCACATTACTGATGTAACAAACATGCGTTAattgggaaaaagaaagaaattagaaaataaacgTAACAAACATgcattaattgaaaaaaaaaaagaaattagaaaataaaccCTAACCATCATACATATCTGCCAATAAGTGGAAGTCATTCTAATCTAAGCAACCGAAACTTTATTTGATTTGTTGTTTTTTCATACTAAGATCCGTTATGATTTTCTGACATGCTATATGTTGGGTGATCATATATCTCTTTCGACCCTAAAAACTGGCTCAAGAGGTGAGACTTTCACTCCGCATACTGTTGGGCTGAGAGTCGAGACTTTTGGTAAATTTagactctgataccaatgttgGGTTGTCATAGAGTTCTCTCAATctcaaaaattagttcaaaatatgagaTTTTTCTTCACACTTATAAATTGACCACCATACCATTTCATAATTGATATGGCACAACTCCAACAATCTCTCCATCACACATTGGGCCCTAGGTTGAAGTAGCAACAACCTATTTTTCTTGCGAACTATTGGACTGATACTGTTTGTAAACCTGGACTCTGATACTAGTGTTGGGTAGTGTCAAGTCTTTTCAATCCCCAAAACTAGATTGACGAGTGAGCctttttttatacttataaaCTAACCACCAGCTATTTCTACAATCGATGTGGAATAATCACAACACTATATGTTCCAGAGAACTATACACACATTTTCCTTTgaatttaaatacattaaaagTCCACATTTAATAAATGTTTTAGATCGTAAAATTGTAGAGAATTTAGGCCTAATTTAGTTTCACAAGCCTTTTAAACATCTTATccaatttcatctcatctcaatatcaacatcattcaaacacaaatatttttttaatttcaaatttttatatttttaactttttcatctaataataaCATGATTATTACAACATTCTCAAACTTcctaacaaaacacaaaaataattttaaatttaaaatcctaaaacgaaaataatattaaaaaattatattttaaaccttttttaactttataatttttaaaatttttttctctaaacttctccaaaatctcataaatttttttagtcaaatcatttcactactatttataaatgattttactattaataattttttcatctcatttgtataaccaaatctcatctcatctgtataaccaaCGAGAccttaatctatatattttccTTCACATTATGATGAATCAGAATCCGAGCTCAATCATTAGGTAAGCACATATGTCATCTAAAATCTgcacaaagcaccttccctgttATGCATGACAACGGAATGGGCCTGGTTATGTAATCGCTTGTAAATATCACATCAACTCGGTAAGAAGGGTATAAAACCTTTATGTCATTATATAAACAATTGATGGCAGTTCCCTAAAAGACGAATAGGATTAAAAGAAAGATCCTCTCAACATCATCTAAGGCTTGTTTGGAAgaagttttcattttaaaattctcatctcatctcatctctttttCAAGCATCACtaaaacacaaatacttttttttgataggtaaaagtaaatattatttaaaaagaggCATAGCCTGagtacactagaggtatacaaaGATCAAGCCAGGTTACAACTAAGAACTAGTAAGGGTTACAAGCAAAGAATGGAGATCATCTGTATTACAAATAATGGCCAAAGCCCAGGAAAGCAGAGTATAGTAAAAGAAACGTTTCAGTTCAGCCATAGAGAGCTCCATATCTTCGAAACACCTCTTGTTTCTCTCCAACCacacacaccacataatgcagtgaggtatcattttccatacAGCAGCGATTTGAGCATTTTCCCGTATACCTTTCCAACAGCACATAAGATCCCTAACACTTCTAGGCATGACCCATGCCACCCCTACCCTACTAAAAACATCATGCCATAAGCTTCGAGCTACTTCACAGTGTAATAAGAGATGATCAACAGATTCCCCATCACActtacacatataacaccaatctgAAATAATGAACCCacgttttctcaaattatccgaGGTAAGAATCCGCCCAATAGATGCTGTCCAGACAAAGAAAGCAATTTTGGAAGGTACCTTGCACTTCCAAATAGCTTTCCAAGGATAGCTATGACCATGGTGTAGGCCCAAGAGGGTAAAAGGACCTCACcgagaattttttattaccaCTTGGTTTCCACACCAGCCTATCCCTCATTACATTTCCAAAAGATGTAGCATATAGAGAGTCAAAAAAACCAGATAACATGTCCAGCTCCCAATCTTGAGCCGCTCTTGAAAAAATCACATTCCAATGAATATCAGCATTAGAGCGTGTCAATAAATCAGCCACAGCAGCCTCCTTGTTGCATGCGATTTGGTAAAGCATAGGAAACGCCTGCTTAAGAGCCATGTCCCcgcaccaaacatcatgccaaaatgaAACATTGTTGCCGCTGCCAATTATAAATctgaaaaaatgagaaaatctgTCCTAGCCAGCTCTTATGTTTTTCCACAAGCCCACTCCATGTGCTCCCTTGACTTCGTTAGAGCACCACCCCCCCCTTAGGCTCCCATACTTAGCCTCTATCACTTCTCTCCACAAGCCCTCTCCTTCACTATGAtacctccataaccatttccccaatAGTGCTTTGTTGAATACCCTTACATTACGCACTCCCAAACCCCCCCATTGAATTGGAGAACAAACTTTATCCCAACCCACAAGGTGGATTCTAGCTTTGTTCCCCATACCTCCCCAAAGAAAATTGCGAAAGGTTTTTTCGATGCGAGAAGCAACACTTGCGGGTATcggaaataaggaaagaaaatacgTGGGGAGGTTAGATAGTGTACTCTTAATAAGAGTCCATTTACCACCCTTGGATAGGTATAACCGTTTCCATCTAGCCAgtcttctttcaattttttctatcaCTCCATCCCAAATAGACTTAGTCTTGAATGCtgcccccaatggaaggccaAGGTATTGCAAAGGCAAAGAAGAAATCTGACAGCCCAATATAGAAGCCAAGTCTTGAATATTGTTCACACTACCCACAGGGACCATTTCAGACTTTGAAAGGTTTACCTTCAGACCTGAAACCGCTTCAAAGCACAGCAAAACAGCTCTCAAATACTGCATATGAACACTGTCAGGCTCACAAAACAGCAGTgtatcatcagcaaataaaaGGTGAGAGATGGAAAGCCCTCCCACCGAGAAACCAGCAATAAAACCTCCACTAACCGCTGCACTCAACATGCGACTCAAAGCATccataacaaaaacaaacagtagaggggataggggatccccttgtcttaattCCCTGGAGCTGGTAAAGAATCCCTCCGGTGTTCCATTCACCAACACCGAATAGCGGACCGTAGATATTCAATGTCGAATCCAAGATaaccatctctccccaaaaccacatctcgcAAGTAAGTAGcacaaaaaatcccaatttacatggtcataggccttctccatgtcCAGCTTACACAAGAGACCTGGTTTACCCTCCTTGAGTCTAcaatccaaacattcattggcaattaaaACTGAATCTAGAGTTTGTCTCCCCTTTACAAATGCGTTTTGGGgttttgttataatattattcaaaacctTGCTCATGCGATTGGCCAACACCTTTGCAATAATCTTGTATAAACCATTAATGAGGCTAATCGGTCTAAAGTCTTTCATCTCCCTTGCCCCAACTTTCTTAGGGATTAGAGCAATAAAGGATGCATTaatacttttttcaaatttaccaAAAAAGTATAGCTCTTGAAAAACCTTCAAAACATCCTCCCCCAGCACATCCCAACATTCATAATAGAAGGCTATTGAGAACCCATCCGGCCCTGGTGCTTTGTCCTTAGCCATCCCACGAAGCACCCGAAGAACCTCATCAGCTTCAAAAGGTCTCTCCAGCCACTCCGAACTAGCGTGATCAATGGTCTCAAAGTGCATACCATCCAATTTGGGCCACCACCTGACTTTCTGTGAATAGAGTTTCATAAAAGTTAACAATGTGGTTCTTAATGTCCACATGATTAGAGAAAACTTGGCCCTCCACCTGAATCACATCAATAGCATTATTCCTACGGTGTGAATTGGCCACCCGATGAAAGAATTTCGTACAACGGTCTCCTTCCTTCAGCGAAAGAGCTCTCGACTTTTGTCTCCATGAAATTTCCTCCATAAGTAGCACCCTTTCCAATTCCGACGAGGTAGCTAATTTCTTGCGGGAGTCTTCTTTAGATAAAGGTGCACTCACCTCCCTCTCCTCCAAGACCTTTATCTCCTCCATAAGGGACCTTTTTTGATCATTAAGATGCCCAAAAACTTCTGAGTTCCACCTCTTCAAATCCCCTTTCAAAGCTTTCAATTTTCCAGCCAATATGAAGCTTGGTGACCCCTCAAAAGAGTAAGAAGTCCACCACGACCTCACTTTATCCACAAAACCATCAACtttcagccacatattttcaaatttaaagtatCGTTTACCCTCCTGAATACCTCCACAATCTGGGACAATGGGAAAATGGTCTGAACAAATTCTGTCCATTCTTTTCTGCAGCATTGTAGGGTAATGTGCCTCCCACGATGGAGATACCAAAAATCTGTCTAAACGAGACCGCGACCGATTATTAGACCAAGTATACTCACCACCAACAAGTGGTAAATCCACCAAGTCCATATCAAAGATAAAGTCAGAAAAATCCTGCATAGCTTGATTAAGTCTCACATCTCCCGATCGTTCGCTAGGAAACCTGGTGACATTAAAATCACCTCCAATGCACCATGGCAAGTTCCACCAGCTGCCCAAACCAGCTAACTCCTCCCATAGGACCTTCCTATGATTGTCCATGTTCGGTCCATACACACCAATAAAGGCCCAACAAAAACCATCCTCTACATTTCTAAACGAACACGCAGCCGTAAAATTTCCAACACACTCCTCAATCGACTCAACCACCCTTGAATCCCACATAATGAGAATACCCCCGGAGGCTCCCCTTGAAGCAAGAAAGACCCATCTCACAAATGGACAGCCCCAAATGCTATTAATGAAGTTACGATCTACAAATTCCAATTTTGtttcctgcaaacaaacaatatcCAGCTTCCAATGACGTAAAAGATTCTTCACCCTCAACCGCTTTTTGGGATCATTGAGACCCCTAATATTCCAAGAAAGGATTCTAGGCTTCATGGGGAACAACAACCTTGCCCTTGAATCTTCCCTTGCTAGTGCTCCCCTCCCTTTTGTCATAATTGATTGAGCAAGAGAGACGTTTCAGTTCCCTCTTTTTCCTAGTAGTATTTTTAGGAGTTTGGACTCGTCCCTCCTGAAGAGCGATAATTAAATCACTGAATTGCTCCTCATAACCCACACAAGAGATCCCCATACATTCCTGAAGTTCCTTCACTTTTTAGACCAACCAATCTGAATGTGAATCTCCCATAGAAAACAAGGGAGATAACGTGCGTAGAGGCTCCACCTCCTCCTCCCCCTGAGTTAACAGAAGCATGGATTGTAAAGGATCTGACCCCCCTCCTTCCACTTCTACACGTTCATTAGATGCAGGAGAAAATAATCTCAGATCCTCCTCCCTGCTACTAGTATGCTTCACAAGTTGGAAGTCCTTTACCGGCAAAGAAAACCTCTGGAAAACCCCATCCCCATCCTCCCTACCAGCCTTCGACCAGTTCTGTTCGAAAATAACCATTGAAGAACTATTCCCGAGCCCTGGATGAGGCATATCGGCATTATCTGTGTCCTGGGGGACCTTCGCCAATGGTGAAAAGCCCTTGCCGGCATTATCTGTACCTCGGGGGGCCTTCGTCGGTGATGGGCGTATCTCGCCGGCGTTTTCTGTAGCCATCGGAGAGTTCTGTCCTAGCCCAATCGACGGTGAGAGGTGATAACCCACCTCTGTACTGGGTTCAGATTCTGCCTGAGTCGAGTCCCTCTGTGTCGGCGCCACCTCCTTCCCTTGCAAACCCCCCCATCCCCCACTTCAGTAGACAGACCATTATCGGCACCTGCAAGCTCAACTTCTGCCGAGGAAAGCATTTCGATTTCCACCGCAACAGGTGAAGGATCTTCAACCTGAGGCGGTTCCGTCTGTACTAATGCCGTCGCCGTCGCCTTCTGTATTAACGCCGTCGTCGTCGCCGTCGGTACTAACGCCGTCGCCGTTAGTATTAACGCCGTCGCCGTCGCCGACTGAATCGCGTTAGACGAGGGGCCTGCCAAGCAGCCTGGCCGTGCC
This window harbors:
- the LOC122289242 gene encoding uncharacterized protein LOC122289242, whose protein sequence is MDALSRMLSAAVSGGFIAGFSVGGLSISHLLFADDTLLFCEPDSVHMQYLRAVLLCFEAVSGLKVNLSKSEMVPVGSVNNIQDLASILGCQISSLPLQYLGLPLGAAFKTKSIWDGVIEKIERRLARWKRLYLSKGGKWTLIKSTLSNLPTFIIGSGNNVSFWHDVWCGDMALKQAFPMLYQIACNKEAAVADLLTRSNADIHWNVIFSRAAQDWELDMLSGFFDSLYATSFGNVMRDRLVWKPSASIGRILTSDNLRKRGFIISDWCYMCKCDGESVDHLLLHCEVARSLWHDVFSRVGVAWVMPRSVRDLMCCWKGIRENAQIAAVWKMIPHCIMWCVWLERNKRCFEDMELSMAELKRFFYYTLLSWALAIICNTDDLHSLLVTLTSS